From one Triticum aestivum cultivar Chinese Spring chromosome 4B, IWGSC CS RefSeq v2.1, whole genome shotgun sequence genomic stretch:
- the LOC123094230 gene encoding EPIDERMAL PATTERNING FACTOR-like protein 2, translated as MGHLLLLLLALLLASTRAAAFHASAAAFAEDKGIAGIRGVIGSRPPSCAGRCRSCGHCEAVQVPISPQELQKRKKKKELGRHGSRAAEAGGGGRRAMPSSYDDHSNYKPLSWRCKCGRLILTP; from the exons ATGGGCCACCTTCTCCTGCTCCTCCTGGCCCTCCTCCTCGcttccacccgcgccgccgccttccacgccagcgccgccgccttcgccgag GACAAGGGCATTGCCGGGATCAGGGGCGTGATAGGGTCGAGGCCGCCGAGCTGCGCGGGGAGGTGCAGGTCCTGCGGGCACTGCGAGGCCGTCCAGGTGCCCATTTCTCCACAGGAGCTgcagaagaggaaaaagaagaaggagcTTGGGCGCCATGGCAGCCGGGCTGCTGAAGCCGGTGGTGGTGGTAGGAGAGCAATGCCGTCCTCCTACGACGACCACTCCAACTACAAGCCGTTGAGCTGGAGGTGCAAGTGCGGGCGCTTGATACTGACCCCATGA